The following are encoded together in the Nocardioides okcheonensis genome:
- a CDS encoding DUF6167 family protein, producing MGRPLWFVAGAGVGVYAAARARRVAESLTADGLRDRVRGWQVGARLFAEEVRQGRDERETELREQLGLRPTSGPDGLPELTSTTETKDPH from the coding sequence ATGGGACGCCCTCTCTGGTTCGTCGCCGGGGCGGGGGTCGGGGTCTACGCCGCTGCCCGCGCCCGCCGCGTCGCCGAGTCGCTCACCGCCGACGGCCTGCGCGACCGCGTCCGCGGCTGGCAGGTCGGCGCCCGCCTGTTCGCCGAGGAGGTCCGCCAGGGCCGGGACGAGCGTGAAACCGAGTTGCGGGAGCAGCTGGGCCTGAGGCCCACTTCAGGTCCAGACGGACTTCCCGAGCTGACGAGCACCACCGAGACGAAGGACCCCCACTGA
- a CDS encoding ABC transporter substrate-binding protein, translated as MSRSKPLVLGAGAVLVAGLAACAGGPARDDGGNGDRTGGTRAYVEMGAARRDADRRGPAPEVEGAVEGGTLTVYLPGAPGPDTLDPSEAFSAIGNPIQQALVSRSLTQYARGEDGETVLVPDLATDLGRHNEDYTEWTFTIRDDATWEDGSSVTAEQVAFGICRSLDAGEFPAGPGAQYSRTYFAGAEGYLGPYSGEDPTCRDWPGISVDGQDITLEMSRPFPDMDYYGASMAMGPVPVGDASAPGDYKLRPLANGPYRVERWDPAEQLVLVRNEEWDAGSDPARHQYPERWVFKFSQDQAKVDEIMLSDSPRGRAAIATAVGSGRYEEASSSLGERLVQTPTDCVSTLAPDYDKVADVRVRRALAHAFPYRDVWIAGGEVPDVTRVPASSVMPPGMAGRHDVRVGGAQTGYDPARSRELLAEAGHADEPYPITMIYYEVDDQARAAQEQITKGFEAGGFSVRAIPVQESPYNVWLDPDDPLNQKLDVRGASLCPLWPGGSAILPTLLRTGALLNTAGFSEQSVDDEMDRIAMLPVDEQAAAWGALDEKIMSTWFPVIPIAYINRLFVFGTDVGNPSGDSSMGTPNYKDLYLER; from the coding sequence ATGAGCCGGTCGAAGCCGCTGGTCCTCGGAGCCGGGGCGGTCCTGGTGGCCGGCCTCGCCGCCTGTGCAGGCGGGCCCGCCCGGGACGACGGCGGTAACGGTGACCGCACGGGTGGCACGCGGGCGTACGTGGAGATGGGCGCGGCTCGCCGCGACGCCGACCGTCGCGGTCCGGCCCCCGAGGTCGAGGGCGCGGTCGAGGGCGGCACCCTGACGGTCTACCTCCCTGGTGCTCCCGGCCCGGACACGTTGGACCCCTCCGAGGCGTTCTCCGCGATCGGCAACCCGATCCAGCAGGCCCTGGTGAGCCGGTCGCTGACCCAGTACGCGCGCGGCGAGGACGGCGAGACGGTGCTCGTGCCCGACCTGGCCACCGACCTGGGCCGGCACAACGAGGACTACACCGAGTGGACCTTCACGATCCGTGACGACGCGACGTGGGAGGACGGCAGCAGCGTGACCGCCGAGCAGGTGGCCTTCGGGATCTGCCGCTCGCTCGACGCCGGAGAGTTCCCCGCGGGGCCCGGCGCCCAGTACTCGCGCACCTACTTCGCCGGCGCCGAGGGCTACTTGGGCCCGTACTCCGGCGAGGACCCGACCTGCCGGGACTGGCCGGGCATCTCGGTCGACGGCCAGGACATCACCCTGGAGATGTCGCGGCCCTTCCCGGACATGGACTACTACGGCGCCTCCATGGCGATGGGCCCGGTCCCCGTCGGCGACGCCTCGGCGCCGGGGGACTACAAGCTGCGTCCGCTCGCCAACGGACCCTACCGGGTCGAGCGCTGGGACCCGGCCGAGCAGCTCGTGCTGGTGCGCAACGAGGAGTGGGACGCCGGGTCCGACCCGGCGCGTCACCAGTACCCCGAGCGGTGGGTCTTCAAGTTCAGCCAGGACCAGGCCAAGGTCGACGAGATCATGCTGTCCGACAGCCCCCGCGGTCGCGCGGCCATCGCCACGGCGGTGGGGTCGGGGCGCTACGAGGAGGCCAGCTCGTCGTTGGGCGAGCGACTGGTGCAGACCCCGACCGACTGCGTGTCGACGCTCGCGCCGGACTACGACAAGGTCGCGGACGTCCGGGTGCGCCGGGCGCTGGCGCACGCGTTCCCCTACCGCGACGTGTGGATCGCCGGCGGTGAGGTCCCGGACGTGACCCGCGTGCCGGCGAGCTCGGTGATGCCGCCCGGGATGGCCGGGCGTCACGACGTCCGGGTCGGGGGCGCGCAGACCGGCTACGACCCGGCGCGCTCGCGCGAGCTGCTGGCCGAGGCCGGCCACGCGGACGAGCCGTACCCGATCACGATGATCTACTACGAGGTCGACGACCAGGCGCGTGCGGCCCAGGAGCAGATCACGAAGGGCTTCGAGGCCGGTGGCTTCTCCGTACGGGCGATCCCGGTCCAGGAGTCGCCCTACAACGTATGGCTCGACCCCGACGACCCGCTCAACCAGAAGCTCGACGTGCGGGGCGCCAGCCTCTGCCCACTGTGGCCCGGCGGCTCGGCGATCCTGCCGACCCTCCTGAGGACCGGGGCGCTCCTCAACACGGCGGGCTTCTCCGAGCAGTCGGTCGACGACGAGATGGACCGGATCGCGATGCTCCCCGTCGACGAGCAGGCCGCCGCGTGGGGTGCGCTCGACGAGAAGATCATGTCGACGTGGTTCCCCGTGATCCCGATCGCCTACATCAACCGGCTGTTCGTCTTCGGCACCGACGTCGGCAACCCCAGCGGAGACAGCTCGATGGGAACGCCCAACTACAAGGACCTCTACCTCGAGCGGTGA
- a CDS encoding replication-associated recombination protein A, whose product MSGNDPGAGSLGANTHASAPLAVRMRPRTIDELVGQQQLRAAGSPLRRLVEGDQSMSLLLWGPPGTGKTTIAAIVSQQTRRRFVEVSAVAAGVKEVRAAIDGARAELVRSGQETVLFVDEVHRFTKAQQDALLPGVENRWVTLIAATTENPFFSVISPLLSRSLLLRLQSLTDDDVAEVIDQALADERGLSGETSLEDDARDHLVRLAGGDARRALTYLEAAAGAATSNGQDVIDLATAETAVDQAAVRYDRQGDQHYDVISAFIKSIRGSDPDAALHYLARMIEAGEDPRFIARRLVVHASEDIGLADPTALQAAVAAAQAVQLIGMPEARINLAQATIHLAVAPKSNAVISAIDAAISDVRAGKIGQVPSHLRDAHYGGAKDLGHGKGYAYPHDEPYGVVEQQYLPDALADASYYTPTSLGAEAGVRERWERVRRIVRGR is encoded by the coding sequence GTGTCCGGGAACGACCCGGGCGCCGGGTCGCTCGGCGCCAACACGCACGCCTCCGCGCCCCTGGCCGTGCGGATGCGACCACGCACCATCGACGAGCTCGTCGGCCAGCAGCAGCTGCGCGCGGCGGGCTCGCCGCTGCGCCGGCTGGTCGAGGGCGACCAGTCGATGTCGCTGCTGCTCTGGGGACCGCCCGGGACCGGCAAGACGACCATCGCGGCGATCGTCAGCCAGCAGACCCGGCGCCGCTTCGTCGAGGTCTCCGCGGTGGCTGCCGGGGTCAAGGAGGTGCGGGCGGCGATCGACGGCGCCCGTGCCGAGCTGGTGCGCAGCGGACAGGAGACGGTGCTGTTCGTCGACGAGGTGCACCGCTTCACCAAGGCCCAGCAGGACGCGCTGCTCCCGGGGGTGGAGAACCGGTGGGTCACCCTGATCGCCGCCACCACCGAGAACCCGTTCTTCTCGGTCATCAGCCCGCTGCTCTCGCGCAGCCTGCTGCTGCGGCTCCAGTCGCTCACCGACGACGACGTCGCCGAGGTGATCGACCAGGCGCTCGCCGACGAGCGCGGGCTGTCGGGCGAGACCTCGCTCGAGGACGACGCGCGCGACCACCTCGTGCGCCTGGCCGGCGGGGACGCCCGCCGAGCGCTGACCTACCTCGAGGCGGCTGCCGGCGCCGCGACCAGCAACGGGCAGGACGTCATCGACCTGGCGACCGCCGAGACGGCCGTCGACCAGGCCGCGGTGCGCTACGACCGCCAGGGCGACCAGCACTACGACGTGATCAGCGCGTTCATCAAGTCGATCCGTGGCTCCGACCCGGACGCCGCGCTGCACTACCTCGCGCGGATGATCGAGGCGGGGGAGGACCCGCGGTTCATCGCGCGCCGGCTCGTCGTGCACGCCAGCGAGGACATCGGCCTGGCCGACCCGACCGCCCTCCAGGCCGCCGTCGCGGCCGCACAGGCGGTCCAGCTGATCGGGATGCCCGAGGCCCGGATCAACCTCGCCCAGGCCACGATCCACCTCGCCGTCGCGCCGAAGTCCAACGCGGTGATCAGCGCCATCGACGCCGCCATCTCCGACGTGCGCGCCGGGAAGATCGGCCAGGTGCCGTCCCACCTGCGCGACGCCCACTACGGCGGCGCGAAGGACCTGGGCCACGGCAAGGGCTACGCGTACCCGCACGACGAGCCGTACGGCGTCGTGGAGCAGCAGTACCTCCCCGACGCCCTCGCCGACGCGAGCTACTACACCCCGACCAGCCTGGGTGCCGAGGCGGGCGTGCGCGAGCGGTGGGAGCGGGTGCGCCGGATCGTGCGTGGCCGGTAG
- a CDS encoding ABC transporter ATP-binding protein — MYFPVKSSGLVRRTIGHVQAVDGISFEVPKGGSLGMVGESGCGKSTTGRLITRLYKPTGGSMMFDGHDLAKLNNREMKPLRRDVQMIFQDPYTSLNPRHTVGTIVGAPLEVHKIVPKNQVLKRVQELLEVVGLNPEHYNRYPNEFSGGQRQRIGIARALTLNPKVLVADEPVSALDVSIQAQVVNLLQDIQREFDVAFLFIAHDLAIVRHFCPEIAVMYLGKIVEIGDRETIYGRPHHPYTQALLSAVPDVKQAAIGGRRERIRLEGDVPSPINPPSGCRFRTRCQFAQEICAKVEPPLLQIGPRHKVACHFAGELGAHPAAPVTTELLGVDDQGSAVSGAVPSNTQLTIPGYEKTWYDLKTKQTTGA, encoded by the coding sequence ATGTACTTCCCGGTGAAGTCCTCCGGCCTGGTGCGCCGCACGATCGGCCACGTCCAGGCGGTCGACGGCATCTCGTTCGAGGTGCCCAAGGGCGGGTCGCTCGGCATGGTCGGCGAGTCCGGCTGCGGCAAGTCCACCACCGGCCGGCTCATCACCCGCCTCTACAAGCCCACCGGCGGGTCGATGATGTTCGACGGCCACGACCTGGCCAAGCTCAACAACCGCGAGATGAAGCCGCTGCGCCGCGACGTGCAGATGATCTTCCAGGACCCGTACACCTCGCTGAACCCGCGCCACACGGTCGGCACGATCGTCGGCGCGCCCCTCGAGGTGCACAAGATCGTCCCGAAGAACCAGGTCCTCAAGCGGGTCCAGGAGCTGCTCGAGGTGGTCGGGCTCAACCCCGAGCACTACAACCGCTACCCGAACGAGTTCTCCGGCGGCCAGCGCCAGCGCATCGGCATCGCCCGCGCGCTGACCCTCAACCCGAAGGTGCTGGTCGCGGACGAGCCGGTCTCCGCGCTCGACGTGTCGATCCAGGCGCAGGTCGTCAACCTGCTCCAGGACATCCAGCGCGAGTTCGACGTGGCGTTCCTGTTCATCGCCCACGACCTCGCGATCGTGCGGCACTTCTGCCCCGAGATCGCCGTCATGTACCTCGGCAAGATCGTCGAGATCGGCGACCGCGAGACCATCTACGGCCGCCCGCACCACCCCTACACCCAGGCGCTGCTCTCGGCGGTGCCCGACGTGAAGCAGGCGGCGATCGGCGGTCGGCGCGAGCGGATCCGGCTCGAGGGCGACGTCCCGAGCCCGATCAACCCGCCGTCCGGCTGCCGGTTCCGCACCCGCTGCCAGTTCGCGCAGGAGATCTGCGCGAAGGTCGAGCCGCCGCTGCTGCAGATCGGTCCTCGCCACAAGGTCGCCTGCCACTTCGCCGGCGAGCTCGGCGCCCACCCGGCGGCGCCCGTGACGACGGAGCTGCTCGGCGTCGACGACCAGGGCAGCGCGGTCTCCGGTGCCGTCCCGTCCAACACGCAGCTCACCATCCCGGGCTACGAGAAGACCTGGTACGACCTGAAGACGAAGCAGACCACCGGGGCCTGA
- a CDS encoding ABC transporter ATP-binding protein, which translates to MTQTSAAAAAESDGPFLVVEDLKVTFPTEDGPVTAVSGLSYSVEKGKTLGIVGESGSGKSVSSMAVMGLHDAKSAQISGSIRVGGTEVVGLSESRMRGLRGNSMAMIFQDALAALHPFYKIGKQLEEAYLVHHSGASKRDARRKAIEMLDRVGIPQPDRRVDDFPHQFSGGMRQRAMIAMGLINDPSLLIADEPTTALDVTVQAQILDLLQDLQREFNSAVIIITHDLGVIAEMADDVLVMYAGRCVEYGTAKQILTSPEMPYTWGLLSSIPDVSASTDARLIPIPGNPPSLLRPPSGCSFHPRCVHSDKVAGDLCSTQLPELLPASSGTAHLKRCHLADPVAVYQTEVLPEIAPDLVEETR; encoded by the coding sequence ATGACCCAGACCAGCGCCGCCGCGGCGGCCGAGTCCGACGGCCCGTTCCTCGTCGTCGAGGACCTGAAGGTGACCTTCCCGACCGAGGACGGCCCGGTGACCGCGGTCAGCGGCCTGAGCTACTCGGTCGAGAAGGGCAAGACCCTCGGCATCGTGGGCGAGTCCGGCTCGGGCAAGTCCGTCTCCAGCATGGCCGTGATGGGCCTGCACGACGCGAAGTCGGCCCAGATCTCCGGCTCGATCCGCGTCGGCGGCACCGAGGTCGTCGGCCTGAGCGAGTCGCGCATGCGTGGCCTGCGCGGCAACTCGATGGCGATGATCTTCCAGGACGCGCTCGCCGCGCTGCACCCGTTCTACAAGATCGGCAAGCAGCTCGAGGAGGCCTACCTGGTGCACCACTCGGGCGCCTCCAAGCGCGACGCGCGCCGCAAGGCGATCGAGATGCTCGACCGCGTCGGCATCCCGCAGCCGGACCGTCGCGTGGACGACTTCCCGCACCAGTTCTCCGGCGGCATGCGCCAGCGCGCCATGATCGCGATGGGCCTGATCAACGACCCGTCCCTGCTCATCGCCGACGAGCCGACCACCGCGCTCGACGTGACGGTGCAGGCGCAGATCCTCGACCTGCTCCAGGACCTGCAGCGCGAGTTCAACTCCGCCGTCATCATCATCACCCACGACCTCGGCGTGATCGCCGAGATGGCCGACGACGTCCTCGTGATGTACGCCGGTCGCTGCGTGGAGTACGGCACCGCGAAGCAGATCCTGACGTCGCCCGAGATGCCCTACACCTGGGGCCTGCTCTCGAGCATCCCGGACGTCAGCGCCTCCACCGACGCGCGCCTCATCCCGATCCCGGGCAACCCGCCGAGCCTGCTGCGGCCGCCGTCGGGTTGTTCCTTCCACCCGCGGTGCGTGCACTCCGACAAGGTCGCCGGCGACCTGTGCAGCACCCAGCTTCCCGAGCTGCTGCCGGCCAGCTCGGGCACGGCGCACCTCAAGCGCTGCCACCTCGCCGACCCCGTCGCGGTCTACCAGACCGAGGTGCTGCCCGAGATCGCCCCCGACCTCGTCGAGGAGACCCGATGA
- a CDS encoding ABC transporter permease, whose amino-acid sequence MFAYIVKRLISGVLVVTLVSMAIFLLFWYGPSSPAQPICDRETSNRCSAEKLERYERTLGYNNPVYEEYGKYVSGVFVGRTLTIASNEYRCDAPCLGLSYRTKQPVKEELVDRMPATFSVAIGGAFLYLLFGIPIGVAAARRRGSVSDKALVSSFLFISSIPYYLFALLTWLYLTITFQVPLFSDTGYFSPIADGPWKWFSGMFLAWVALGIFGCTQYTRFTRGAMVEALSEDYIRTAKAKGLPTRTIVYKHGLRAALVPVVTIFGIDFGTLLAGTIFTERIFEIQGIGYWSLQAVQGKDLPVVQATALFSAVVLIISNLLVDIVYSVLDPRVRLS is encoded by the coding sequence ATGTTCGCGTATATCGTGAAGAGGCTGATCTCGGGAGTCCTCGTCGTGACGCTGGTCTCGATGGCGATCTTCCTGCTGTTCTGGTACGGACCCTCGAGTCCGGCCCAGCCGATCTGCGACCGAGAGACCAGCAACCGCTGCTCGGCGGAGAAGCTGGAGCGGTACGAGAGGACCCTGGGCTACAACAACCCGGTCTACGAGGAGTACGGCAAGTACGTCTCCGGCGTCTTCGTCGGACGCACCCTCACGATCGCCTCCAACGAGTACCGCTGCGACGCCCCCTGTCTGGGCCTGAGCTACCGCACCAAGCAGCCGGTCAAGGAGGAGCTGGTCGACCGCATGCCGGCGACGTTCTCCGTGGCCATCGGCGGCGCGTTCCTCTACCTGCTCTTCGGCATCCCGATCGGGGTGGCGGCGGCGAGGCGCCGCGGCTCGGTCTCGGACAAGGCGCTCGTCTCGAGCTTCCTGTTCATCAGCTCGATCCCGTACTACCTCTTCGCGCTGCTGACCTGGCTCTACCTCACGATCACCTTCCAGGTGCCGCTCTTCAGCGACACCGGCTACTTCTCTCCGATCGCCGACGGGCCGTGGAAGTGGTTCAGCGGCATGTTCCTGGCGTGGGTCGCGCTCGGCATCTTCGGCTGCACGCAGTACACGCGATTCACCCGCGGCGCGATGGTCGAGGCGCTCAGCGAGGACTACATCCGCACGGCGAAGGCCAAGGGCCTGCCGACCCGGACCATCGTCTACAAGCACGGCCTGCGCGCCGCCCTGGTGCCCGTCGTCACCATCTTCGGCATCGACTTCGGCACCCTGCTGGCCGGCACGATCTTCACCGAACGAATCTTCGAGATCCAGGGCATCGGCTACTGGAGCCTCCAGGCCGTCCAGGGCAAGGACCTGCCGGTCGTGCAGGCCACCGCCCTGTTCAGCGCCGTCGTCCTGATCATCTCCAACCTGCTCGTGGACATCGTCTACTCCGTCCTCGACCCGAGGGTGAGGCTCTCGTGA
- a CDS encoding ABC transporter substrate-binding protein, translating into MKRNKPLALVAGAALLTLAACGGGSDDGGTTGGEKREFGEQTGGTKDKDAQGPAADIEGATAGGTITVYLPGDPGPDTLDPTAGWSVTGNSIQQALTSRSLTQYKRGEDGQPILVPDLATDLGTPNEDFTEWTFTIRDDATWEDGKPVTAEEVAFGICRSLDSEAFPSGPGTEYSKAYFDGAADYEGPYTGKDPNCEKWSGISVEGQDITIKMAKPFPDMDYWGAFMAMGPAPLGNASKPPNYGTKPLSNGPYKVDSYKPNEELVLVKNDQWSADSDPARHQYADEFVFKFNQDQAKVDEIMLSDNSDSQTAVSTGLGSDKYNDANGQLGDRLVQQTSQCVSTLTPDYTKITDINVRKALAYAYPYRDVWIAGGEVPDVTRIPANSVMPPGMAGKKDFQVDGEQITYDPEKAKALLEEAGVEMPYPITMVYYEVDPLAKATQDQITKGFEASGFSVKAIPVQESPYNVWLDPDNKVNKTLNLRGVNWCSDWPAGSTMLPPLLKTDAVYNTALFSEPSVDEEMDNIATLPQEEQADAWGALDEKIMTEYFPIIPTAFRNDLFVFGTKVGNPTGDGALGAPNYKDLYVMQ; encoded by the coding sequence ATGAAGCGGAACAAGCCGCTCGCACTCGTCGCTGGCGCCGCTCTCCTGACCCTCGCTGCCTGTGGCGGCGGGTCGGACGACGGTGGCACCACCGGCGGGGAGAAGCGAGAGTTCGGCGAGCAGACCGGAGGCACCAAGGACAAGGATGCCCAGGGTCCTGCTGCCGACATCGAGGGCGCCACCGCGGGCGGGACCATCACGGTCTACCTCCCCGGCGACCCCGGTCCGGACACGCTCGACCCGACCGCTGGCTGGTCGGTCACCGGCAACTCCATCCAGCAGGCCCTCACCAGCCGCTCGCTGACCCAGTACAAGCGCGGCGAGGACGGCCAGCCCATCCTGGTCCCGGACCTGGCGACCGACCTCGGCACCCCCAACGAGGACTTCACCGAGTGGACGTTCACCATCCGTGACGACGCCACGTGGGAGGACGGCAAGCCCGTCACCGCCGAGGAGGTCGCCTTCGGCATCTGCCGTTCGCTGGACTCCGAGGCGTTCCCGTCCGGCCCCGGCACCGAGTACTCGAAGGCCTACTTCGACGGTGCGGCCGACTACGAGGGCCCCTACACCGGCAAGGACCCGAACTGCGAGAAGTGGTCGGGCATCTCGGTCGAGGGCCAGGACATCACCATCAAGATGGCCAAGCCGTTCCCGGACATGGACTACTGGGGCGCCTTCATGGCGATGGGCCCGGCCCCGCTGGGCAACGCGTCCAAGCCGCCGAACTACGGCACCAAGCCGCTCTCCAACGGCCCCTACAAGGTCGACAGCTACAAGCCCAACGAGGAGCTCGTCCTCGTCAAGAACGACCAGTGGTCCGCTGACTCCGACCCGGCCCGTCACCAGTACGCCGACGAGTTCGTGTTCAAGTTCAACCAGGACCAGGCCAAGGTCGACGAGATCATGCTCTCGGACAACTCCGACAGCCAGACCGCCGTGTCCACCGGCCTCGGCTCGGACAAGTACAACGACGCCAACGGCCAGCTCGGTGACCGCTTGGTGCAGCAGACGTCGCAGTGTGTCTCCACGCTGACGCCTGACTACACCAAGATCACCGACATCAACGTCCGCAAGGCCCTCGCCTACGCGTACCCGTACCGCGACGTGTGGATCGCCGGCGGTGAGGTTCCGGACGTGACCCGCATCCCCGCGAACTCGGTCATGCCTCCCGGCATGGCGGGCAAGAAGGACTTCCAGGTCGACGGTGAGCAGATCACCTACGACCCGGAGAAGGCGAAGGCCCTCCTCGAGGAGGCCGGCGTCGAGATGCCGTACCCGATCACCATGGTCTACTACGAGGTCGACCCGCTGGCCAAGGCCACCCAGGACCAGATCACCAAGGGCTTCGAGGCCTCGGGCTTCTCGGTCAAGGCCATCCCGGTCCAGGAGTCGCCCTACAACGTGTGGCTCGACCCCGACAACAAGGTCAACAAGACCCTGAACCTGCGTGGCGTCAACTGGTGCTCCGACTGGCCGGCCGGCTCGACCATGCTGCCGCCGCTGCTGAAGACGGACGCCGTCTACAACACCGCGCTCTTCTCGGAGCCGTCGGTGGACGAGGAGATGGACAACATCGCCACCCTGCCGCAGGAGGAGCAGGCTGACGCCTGGGGCGCGCTGGACGAGAAGATCATGACGGAGTACTTCCCGATCATCCCGACCGCGTTCCGCAACGACCTGTTCGTGTTCGGCACCAAGGTCGGCAACCCGACGGGCGACGGTGCCCTCGGTGCGCCGAACTACAAGGACCTGTACGTGATGCAGTGA
- a CDS encoding ABC transporter permease codes for MSAETAGPETLGSLSQEPDHQDPNSKQEKEFAGKSPLRIALGRLAKDKIAVVCAVVVLFFVICAAFAGPIADLFGVSLATPLASERVDGLNNSLPLPEMGPPNGPFTWDHPMGVAPQTGNDNLAYWLYGCRTSLLIATVATLVASLVGVIVGLLAGFLGGAVDKVLSFFIDMFLTIPFLLAALTLAPILNERFNLSDNYQTIQKLSLVGVLALFGWMGTARLIRGEVLALREREFVQAARVMGMPTSRILFKELLPNLAAPIIISVSLMLPAFVAAEAGLAYLGIGVSDGISWGQTILRAATPTYFRDYPQFLWQPLLGIVALVLALNLLGDAIRDALDPKTRR; via the coding sequence ATGTCGGCAGAGACCGCAGGACCGGAGACGCTGGGCTCGTTGAGCCAGGAGCCGGACCACCAGGACCCCAACAGCAAGCAGGAGAAGGAGTTCGCGGGCAAGTCCCCGCTCCGGATCGCGCTGGGGCGACTCGCCAAGGACAAGATCGCCGTCGTCTGCGCCGTCGTCGTGCTGTTCTTCGTGATCTGCGCCGCCTTCGCCGGCCCGATCGCCGACCTCTTCGGCGTGAGCCTGGCGACCCCGCTCGCCAGCGAGCGCGTCGACGGCCTCAACAACTCGCTGCCGCTGCCCGAGATGGGCCCGCCCAACGGCCCGTTCACCTGGGACCACCCGATGGGCGTGGCGCCGCAGACCGGCAACGACAACCTGGCCTACTGGCTCTACGGCTGCCGCACCTCGCTGCTGATCGCCACGGTCGCCACGCTCGTCGCGAGCCTCGTCGGCGTGATCGTCGGCCTGCTGGCCGGCTTCCTCGGCGGTGCGGTCGACAAGGTGCTGTCGTTCTTCATCGACATGTTCCTGACCATCCCGTTCCTGCTGGCCGCGCTCACGCTGGCCCCGATCCTCAACGAGCGGTTCAACCTCTCGGACAACTACCAGACCATCCAGAAGCTCAGCCTGGTCGGCGTGCTGGCGCTCTTCGGGTGGATGGGCACCGCGCGCCTGATCCGCGGCGAGGTGCTCGCGCTGCGCGAGCGCGAGTTCGTGCAGGCCGCCCGCGTGATGGGCATGCCGACCTCCCGCATCCTGTTCAAGGAGCTGCTGCCCAACCTGGCCGCGCCGATCATCATCAGCGTGTCGCTGATGCTGCCCGCGTTCGTCGCCGCCGAGGCCGGCCTGGCCTACCTCGGCATCGGCGTCTCCGACGGCATCTCGTGGGGCCAGACGATCCTGCGGGCCGCGACGCCGACGTACTTCCGTGACTACCCCCAGTTCCTGTGGCAGCCGCTCCTCGGCATCGTCGCGCTGGTGCTGGCCCTCAACCTCCTCGGCGACGCGATCCGCGACGCCCTGGACCCCAAGACCCGCCGCTGA